CAGTATCCTTATATGGAAACTTTACGTATATTTGTACTGTCAACCAACAGTCATCACATCGATCATATCAGTTCATCTAAAGCGCACAATGTCATGTTCAACTTGAAAAATCTATACCCTCCGCCCCATGGCCAACACCATCAGCGTCCGCTTAACGGACGACGCGCGCACCTTCCTTCACCAACTAGAAAAGGAAGTCCGGATTAAATTCGGGGTTTCCATCCGTAGAACGCAGGACGGCCAGACTGGCGACTGGTTCAAGAAACTAGTCGGCACCGATCTCTACGAGTTCCGGGTTGATGCTCCCAACCACACGTACCGCCTCTTTGCCTTCTGGGATAAACGAAACAAAGCCAACACGCTCATTGTGTGCACACATGGCCTTGACAAGAAGACCCAGAAAACACCGGCTGCTGACCTGAAAAGGGCCGAACGCATCCGCTCACAGTATTTTGCTGACGGTTCATA
This region of Hymenobacter swuensis DY53 genomic DNA includes:
- a CDS encoding type II toxin-antitoxin system RelE/ParE family toxin, which produces MANTISVRLTDDARTFLHQLEKEVRIKFGVSIRRTQDGQTGDWFKKLVGTDLYEFRVDAPNHTYRLFAFWDKRNKANTLIVCTHGLDKKTQKTPAADLKRAERIRSQYFADGS